The genomic DNA TAggtgtgaatttatgttgtgtaatgtacatttttgccaaaaatcgTCCAGATACATGTTGCATATGTAGAAGTCCAGTAAGCTAATGAATAGTGCTACGTTCATGAAACCATAAATGAGGGACACTGGCGCCATCTATTGGTTAAATTTGCACAATGGCTGCGTTCATTGactgtacaataaaaatattttataaaaaataaaatctcttATGAGCTAATATTAGTTAATCGGttatacgttttattttttgtgcatGTGTACTAAATATCAAATGTCTTCAGATGTAATCAATCAATGTCTTTGTGAATGACGTCATCGCTGTCCTCAGTCTACCTGTTGAGTCAGGTGCGTTTCTGTGAAAGTCTTCATAAACAACAGGGCGACGGGGATGAAGATCAGACGACTGTCGGCTCACTTTTATTTAACCTTTTGCACTTTATATTCGAGACTGTGAAGACCTATTCGCAATATTCCCGGTATTATAGGGAAATCCTGGATAAATAAACTTTATGAGCTTTCCGGACTTCCGGGAGACCAGTGGAGCCGTCAGACTGCGACATTTCCTCCATATGTTGTGAGTAAAGTCAGACTTTACAGAAAGATTGTTcagttttaataattttaccaaaattaaaatgtCTTAAGTAATATTGTAGTAATGTTTATTGCTTAAAACCACATACTTCACGTAATGTTACAacggcgtgtttgtttgggaaCAGTGTGCACTTTGTAGCCCGAGTATGCAAATAACTAACTTATGGCAAATAAGCTAGGGTTTAGATATTAAAGCGAATATATgttgttcaaatatattttctaaGACTTTTTTTATGTAGTTCAAAGTGTTTAGAAAATGTTTACGTTTTTCAGGCTGTTTAAAAATGATAAACACAGGTTTTAGGTCTCGTGTAATTTCAGAAATTACATTGTAAAGTGTTAACGTTACACGTTTATATTGGTTATAGGTAAAAAATATCATTGGAGTAGTAATTTATAAATGTGTAATATTCAAAATAATGTAAGTAGTGTTGTGTACATATTGTTTGTTTCAGGTTTATATACTGTAAGTGTAACGTTGTCACTTGTTTTGCACACATCCaatgaatacatttagaaaTGGGTTCAGTATAAAAATACTTACTTGCACATTTCTCTTTGTTTCACCTGTACTTCTCCTCAAGGTTTTACTTTCACTTCTTAATCAACTTATCAATACAGtcaaagaaaacaaacacataATTGGCTCTTAAACTGGTTTGTTAAGATcccttaaaaaaatatagaatAACTTTGCACTTTCAAACTGCTTCCATCCCAAAATgacaaaatcaaatgtttattcCGATCCCAATTGCGTCTTTCTTTAACAGACCCAAGTCTCAGGCCAGCAAGAAGTATTTGTAAAAGCAATCGCCAGAGGTCGTTCTGGGCCGAGGGTCGGTCACATGGAGAGCACCTCATCCTGGGCCACTGGTCCCATTGAGGAAGGCCCATACCAAGAACGTTCTGTCGACCCACTGGAAATCCAGGACCTTGTCGTATGCCACAAAGTGAAACACAAAGATGCCAATGGAAATACCACTGGGCCAGAGACTGTCCGCTTTCTTCCATCCAAAGAAGAGCCCGTTTCAGGGAATTGCGTGTGTGTGCCTTGCGCATCTGTGACCAGCTGCAGGAGATTGTTTTGTAGCGTATTGACTTGTGGACTGTACCGCGTATGCCAGCGTTTGCCCTGTCTGGCTCCAAGCGACAACACAGCTGTCAGCACACAGGTGGAAGACCCATCAAGCACTTCAAACGTTGAGAATGGCTTCTATTCTGACGTCTGTATTCGTGGCGTAAAGGTGGACACCTCCATCATTGAAGAAGATAAGGGGAATGTGTTCGTTTCCAATTCCAAAATGGAGATGGACAGTCCGATTTACTTGAGTAGCTTACCGGAAGACTTTATCGATGGCGACGAGGCAGAGGACGTGGACAAACTCATTACACGGAAGCTTATGGAGGTCTTCTCCGAGTTTGAGATCAACGAGCTGGCTAGGTGCACGTCGGACTCTATGTTCCTCCGGCGTTCGCGCGAGATCAGTCAGCTGATCTCGGATATCGTGCAGGAGCACAACATGAAGGAGCAGGAGGCCGAGTGCAGGCTGGTGCGAGAGATCATCCGCATCAGCACGCGTAAGAGCAAGAAGAAGCCGCATATCAGGCCGAAGGAACTGCAGCGAGACAGCGGCAATGAGACCTGGAACAGCAAAAGAGCCAGCCAAAAAAGCAGCATCAATTCCATCAACGATGGGAGTGAGTGCCAACCACATTTCTTTCTTATAATTACTGTAAAGTCATGAACCTTTTGAAATGGCCCGAGACTCATTCTCAGTGGCTTTCTTTTCTTCTGTGGAACACAAATGGAGATGTGATTATGAATGTCTTAAGCTGTTCTTTTTCATGCATTGTAGGGCTGCAAGATACACAGATTGAAATAGCTTATGCATGTCACAATGTTTCGCAATAATTAAATGATTTAATACTTCTGAAAGTTTACAGAGAAAGTTATGCTTTCTTTTCCCcagaaagtttaaaaaatatattattatgtgaTTTGATTTAACAAATCGCATCGCATACTGTATATCGTATATTTAGCAAATTAGCACATATTACACTTTTATCAAGAATGTGCAGCCCTAATGCATTGAATAAAAACAGATGTAAAACTAAAATCCATAAAAGTGCTCCAAGTGACCTCTGGgttctctagatcagtggttttcaaacttttctGGTGTGCGGCCCCCATTGAGTAAGGTGGGCTCCTCTCCCcaataaaaatgtatgacataaaacctaacattttattaaacaaaacaaaacatattaaatgatacaatgtagtgctgttggttagtagccttatatctctgaggtttaattactcACAATTTATGATAATTTTATGGCACAATCTCACGGCATGAGAACCACGGCTCTAGATGAACTACAGCTACACAATAGATTTGTTTGTGGAGCACACTGCAGTGTAGGTTGTAATTTGCTGATCTTCCTCTTTGCTTGAATCTTATTCACAATCTTATTCAAACTTCTCATACAGTGATTGCTAATATTATGCATTATGGCATAGTGTGTTGAAGAGCGCCATGTTTAAATCTGGACAGGAAAAGGTTTAAGAGCTGTGGCAGAAAGGAAACtgataattattataaaattttagcggcatccgGTGGTgatgtgaattgcaaccaatggctcagtccactgctcatccctcgcttttgaaaagcattgagaagctatggtagccgccagcagaaaaacatgtaattgatggagacaacttagtaaaaaaagtttgtccgttaagggcttctgtagaaacatggtggcccaaaatggcgacttccatgtaaggggaccctccgctaataaaaataataactgttcattataaaaaggtctttatacacccctgataatatagttttgtattttattttgcatttctgtcaagagatccttctaaaaatgacacattccacctttaaattgtatttatttaattatactcacctaaagaattactaggaacacctgttcaatttctcattaatgcaatggtgtaatggtgtgggggatgttttcttggcacactttaggccccttagtgccaatcgggcatcgtttaaatgccacggccgccaaagtcaccagatctcaacccaatagatcatctttgggatgtggtggaaagGGAGCTTcttgccctggatgtgcatcccacaaatctccatcaactgcaaaatgctatcctatcaatatgggccaacatttcttaagaatactttcagcaccttgttggaTCATggcatgtagaattaaggcagttctgaaggcgaaagggggtcaaacacattattagtatggtgttcctaataatcctttaggtgagggTAATGtaccaaaaaggtacaacatcgtattgttttatatacattttattggtACAAAACAGAAACCTAGCAACAGAAAAGGACCAGtttggtgtttttttatgaCGGTGTATGGAAAACAGTGGCATTGAGATTTCTGCCTTTAATCTCTTTAGGTGTAGAAACTGAGAGTCATGCATAAATGAAATGATGAAAGTTGCTGCTTGGTTAACAAAAACAATTCTTTTAATTCTTATTCTAGAGCTGCAAATTTCACTGGAGAGGTCAGACGATATTGAAGCCAGGAAGTTACGCAACAACAGTATACAGGGTAAGCTTCCCTTCTCATTTTGTTTTAGTGTACATTGTAGGTCGTGCATGCGCCTAAAgtagaatgtagtatgtagcccatgAGATGCATCCCATTTTGacgcaatgcgcatgcgtcgaACGTCTGTCtacacgtacgagtcaaataaacgaCAATTTGCAAGGCTATGTGTTCGACCATACTCCAGAATTTAGGGTGTGTTTACACCAAGCCACACTTTGTGTGTATTGATCGATTGTGGCCCTGCCTTTCCAGGCTTAAGTCTTATAATCTTATGATAGGTTTGAAAGTTTGATTTAAATcattgacatgaccttactcactACATTTGAAAGGTGTCAAGGTTACATTTTCACAGAAAGTGCCTTTTGCTGGGTTTCCACAGACATTGTGTAGTTCCGATTGGGTGGAAACACTTAATTTATATTAAGCCACATAATAGTATAAACACTTGGCAGTGAATGCATCAATGTATatgatgctttatgcaaatacaTGGAGTTATGGTGCTAATGCAGGGCAGGCAGCACTTGATGTGACTATTAAACAGTGGATAATGGAGGTGGCTGAACTTTGTTCAGATGTAAAATCTTATGTGATCTGAACCAACAGatatatgtttacatttgaccAAATCGCGTCATGAAATGCATGTGACAGACACCAAGTAAACATTAGTAAGAAAACTTTAAATAAGCAGGTGATAAGTAGGACAAACTTAGCAGGCATTAATTTTGTCTGCATTCAAAACCTTAATTGTTTGGTGACATGACTTTTACAAAATGTTTCAAGAGATAAACCTAAACAAAGTCCTCAGCTTAAGCTCTTGCTAACTTAGCATTCAGTAAGTTAGCATAGCAATGGTGTTGGCTGTTCCCTGCGTACATATTAAAGGCTGTTGAAACTTGTCACCGCTCTGGAATGAATGAAACGGTTTCTTTTCTTGTTTGTTAGTTTGAGGGGTCTGTGATGTAACCAACCTTATTGTCACAAACAATGCTCTCTTGTCTGTACACCATAAGATCGATTACACTCCTCTGAATTTGAATGTCTTTCTTTTCCTCATCAGTGGGGTTTACCCCTCCCTCTCTGCTTGCTTGATGTTGTTTTCATGCTCTACAATGTTGGCAAGCTACACTTGTATGCTAATAAAAATGACTGCATGCAAAAATGAGTTATGAAGTTAATAGTTTACAAAATACATCACACTTTGGCTTAAAGCAATAGTCTAgtcattttcaacattaaactatgttataccttaactaagaagagttgatacatccctctatcatctgtgtgcgtgcacgtaagcgctggagcgcgctgcgacgcttcgatagcatttagcttagccccattcattcaatggtaccatttagagataaagttagaagtgaacaaacacatcaacgtttttcctatttaagacgagtagttatacgagcaagtttggtggtacaaaataaaacgtagcgcttttctaagcggatttaaaagaggaactatattgtatggcgtaatagcacttatgggagtacttcgactcggcgcagtaacaccctccctctccaattatgagagggagaaggggagcagacttttcaggcgagtcgaagtactcccaaaagtgctatcaCGCCACAAAAtacagttcctcttttaaatccgcccagaaaagcgctacgttttattttgtcccaccaaacttgcttgtataactactcgtcttaaataggaaaaacgttgatgtgtttggtcacttctatctttatctctaaatggtaccattgaatgaatggagctaagctaaatgctatcgaagcgtcgcagcgcgatccagcgcttacgtgcacgcacacagatgatagagggatgtatcaactcttcttagttaaggtaataacatattttaatattaaaaatgagtagactattcctttaaagcaatagtgtttgtgtttagcagaacaatTTAAAttgatctggggcaccattcacttacGTAGTgttattttttcctactttgGATGTCAGTGGTGCCCCAGATTTGCTTTGTGACAGACATTCTTCAAATTATTTGaattcagcaaaacaaagaaattcataagTTTGGAACAATTTGATGGTGAATAAATGATcacagagttttcattttactgtgaactattcctttaagctgtttatgcatttaatgtttaataaagtctttttttattatttgacctaaatttcagttttaaaattgcctgtttatttatttattgctgcttcgtattttataaatatttctttcttttccGCAGCTTACTCAAGTTTCAAGGACACAGGTGTGCCGGTCACACCTGATACTCCTTTACTACACAGCAGCATACAGGCTTGAGCTTTCTCTCCAACCTTACTCTGGACACCAATTTAATTTTCAAACTGTCCATTGACAAAAGATGGTCTGAGTTTTATCTACATTcatttttaagtacatttagAAGCTGTAATTTAAGGAGCAGTCATTAGGGTCTTTTTTGGTCGAAGACAGAAATGTGATTATGCTTCTATTTACATTTCTCTGTCTCTCAACCCATGTTTATTTGCCATGTGTGAGTTATCTTTACATGCACTCTGTTCAGACTTTTGGAAACAACTTATGAATGAAGAACAATCGCTTGGAATGAAGAATAATATACAGCCTGACCTCTATGGGTGAATCTCACTGTAATTGTCatattttaccacaaaaaacatcAACCACTAAAAGTCTACGTTGATGAGGATTTACTTTTCACATGAGATATTAATGAGATTTTTAATCCCCTATCTCCAGTAGTTTACTATAAggcaaaatattttaattgtatagcatttacatttatggtaATATTTGTTGTTAGTAGGGATGCACAGAATctaggattcggattcggccgaatacttggctttttgacggggttcggttTCGAcagaatcctagatttttttccaccgaaccgaaccctaggcttgcgctacgctggttgACGTCATGCGGCCGTTGATTATACATATCGGGTGCTAATGTGAAGATAAGCTTTTTCTTTCGATGAGccttaggggcggttcacatttcgcggACGCAcctggaaaaacgagcgtgtcgcaccGCATcactttcattatgcataggtttatggtaattgtcaaaatagtttttcccacTGTGTttatggaataaggatgcgagtaggattcgttattcggtttcggattcggccgaacccaaaaaatctggattcggtgcatccctagttgttAGATAACAAAACATCCATTGTGTTAAGACAGTATGTATAGGGGCAGTTTCTGGGACAGGTTTTAGATTAAttcaggactaggctttagttata from Misgurnus anguillicaudatus chromosome 20, ASM2758022v2, whole genome shotgun sequence includes the following:
- the kdf1b gene encoding uncharacterized protein kdf1b; this translates as MESTSSWATGPIEEGPYQERSVDPLEIQDLVVCHKVKHKDANGNTTGPETVRFLPSKEEPVSGNCVCVPCASVTSCRRLFCSVLTCGLYRVCQRLPCLAPSDNTAVSTQVEDPSSTSNVENGFYSDVCIRGVKVDTSIIEEDKGNVFVSNSKMEMDSPIYLSSLPEDFIDGDEAEDVDKLITRKLMEVFSEFEINELARCTSDSMFLRRSREISQLISDIVQEHNMKEQEAECRLVREIIRISTRKSKKKPHIRPKELQRDSGNETWNSKRASQKSSINSINDGKLQISLERSDDIEARKLRNNSIQAYSSFKDTGVPVTPDTPLLHSSIQA